In a single window of the Delftia tsuruhatensis genome:
- a CDS encoding xanthine dehydrogenase family protein molybdopterin-binding subunit translates to MEHSPHEQVQGQGVGARVQRKEDARHLHGRGQFVADMSMPLLSEVAFLRSPFAHARIVGARLPQDAGGRVVLREAMADALDIVAESALPSYQSSAQPPLASGKVRFVGEPVAMVFAPTRAEAEDLAETVEIDFEDLPVYADTASALAARQDFVHDGWTHNRFVTLRADTRFDELARSATLVVRRSMDLARHCMVPMEGKAVLACWDHQADQLVVYTATQVPHMIRTILARCLGLPQEQVRVIAPDVGGAFGYKCVLQQEELCVAWLAKTHRRPFRYLEDRREHLIAGANTREHHYDMVAYADERGKILALDAHIVIDGGAYSVWPFTIGLEPGQAVGNLPGPYAFRGYRCLTECVATNKPGFVPYRGVARTGVCFAIELTLDAVARAAGREPWEVRLENLVPAEQMPYVNVTHKHFDSGDYPASLRKAHEMIGFDALRERQRRGEVDGRRIGVGFATYTEQSAHGTSVFAAWGTPVIPGFDSATVRLTPDGGLEIRVGVHSHGQGMETSFAQIAHEILGVDIARVRLVHGDTGQTPYSTGTYASRSLVMSGGAVSRACKLLAPRLLHIGAHLLQADAQEVALAGASVVGPQGTVTIAEIAQAWYLRPDRLPADVDRAGLETTAGFKPAVDTGAFTYASHAVAVAVDTDTGHVEILDYVIVEDCGTMVNPLIVEGQTYGGVAQGIGTALYEETPYDGNGQPLASTLADYMLPGATEVPRMRIHHFETPSPHTEFGAKGMGEGGAIAPPAAIFNAVNDAIQGLGAEVSHTPLTPRRLLEALERAQAQKAQSLQAA, encoded by the coding sequence ATGGAACACAGTCCCCATGAACAGGTCCAGGGCCAGGGTGTCGGCGCGCGCGTGCAGCGCAAGGAAGATGCGCGGCACCTGCACGGGCGCGGCCAGTTCGTCGCCGACATGAGCATGCCCCTGCTCAGCGAGGTGGCCTTCCTGCGCAGCCCCTTCGCCCACGCCCGCATCGTGGGCGCGCGGCTGCCGCAGGATGCCGGCGGGCGCGTGGTGCTGCGCGAGGCCATGGCCGATGCGCTGGACATCGTCGCCGAGTCCGCGCTGCCCAGCTACCAGTCCTCGGCCCAGCCGCCACTGGCCAGCGGCAAGGTGCGCTTCGTCGGCGAGCCCGTGGCCATGGTCTTCGCGCCCACGCGCGCCGAGGCCGAGGACCTGGCCGAGACCGTGGAGATCGATTTCGAGGACCTGCCCGTCTATGCCGATACCGCCAGCGCGCTGGCCGCGCGGCAGGACTTCGTGCATGACGGCTGGACGCACAACCGCTTCGTCACGCTCAGGGCCGACACGCGCTTCGACGAACTGGCCCGGTCCGCCACGCTGGTGGTGCGCCGCTCCATGGACCTGGCGCGCCACTGCATGGTGCCCATGGAAGGCAAGGCCGTGCTGGCCTGCTGGGACCACCAGGCGGACCAGTTGGTCGTCTACACCGCGACCCAGGTGCCGCACATGATCCGCACCATCCTCGCCCGATGCCTGGGCCTGCCCCAGGAGCAGGTGCGCGTGATCGCACCCGACGTGGGCGGCGCCTTCGGCTACAAGTGCGTGCTGCAGCAGGAAGAGCTGTGCGTGGCCTGGCTGGCCAAGACCCATCGCCGGCCCTTCCGCTATCTGGAGGACCGGCGCGAGCACCTGATCGCGGGCGCCAACACCCGCGAGCACCACTACGACATGGTGGCCTACGCCGACGAGCGCGGAAAAATCCTCGCCCTGGACGCCCACATCGTCATCGACGGCGGCGCCTATTCGGTGTGGCCCTTCACCATCGGCCTGGAGCCGGGCCAGGCCGTGGGCAACCTGCCCGGCCCCTACGCCTTTCGCGGCTACCGCTGCCTGACCGAATGCGTGGCCACGAACAAGCCCGGCTTCGTGCCCTACCGCGGCGTGGCGCGCACCGGCGTGTGCTTTGCCATCGAGCTGACCCTGGACGCCGTGGCGCGCGCGGCCGGGCGCGAACCCTGGGAGGTCCGGCTGGAGAACCTGGTGCCGGCCGAACAGATGCCCTATGTCAACGTCACCCACAAGCATTTCGACAGCGGCGACTACCCGGCCAGCCTGCGCAAGGCGCACGAGATGATCGGCTTCGACGCCCTGCGCGAGCGCCAGCGGCGCGGCGAGGTCGACGGGCGGCGGATCGGCGTGGGCTTTGCCACCTATACCGAGCAATCGGCCCACGGCACCTCGGTGTTCGCGGCCTGGGGCACGCCGGTGATACCGGGCTTCGACTCGGCCACCGTGCGGCTGACGCCCGATGGCGGCCTGGAGATCCGCGTCGGCGTGCATTCGCACGGCCAGGGCATGGAGACCAGCTTCGCCCAGATCGCCCATGAGATCCTGGGCGTGGACATCGCCCGCGTGCGGCTGGTGCACGGCGACACGGGGCAGACGCCCTACTCCACGGGCACCTACGCCTCGCGCTCGCTGGTCATGTCCGGGGGCGCGGTCTCGCGCGCCTGCAAGCTGCTGGCGCCGCGCCTGCTGCACATCGGCGCGCATCTTCTCCAGGCCGACGCGCAGGAGGTGGCGCTGGCGGGCGCGAGCGTGGTGGGACCGCAGGGCACGGTCACCATCGCCGAGATCGCCCAGGCCTGGTACCTGCGCCCCGACCGCCTGCCCGCCGACGTCGACCGCGCGGGCCTGGAGACCACGGCAGGCTTCAAGCCCGCCGTGGACACGGGCGCCTTCACCTATGCCAGCCATGCCGTGGCCGTGGCGGTGGACACCGATACCGGCCATGTCGAGATCCTCGACTACGTGATCGTCGAGGACTGCGGCACCATGGTCAATCCGCTCATCGTCGAAGGCCAGACCTATGGCGGCGTGGCCCAGGGCATAGGCACGGCCCTCTACGAGGAAACGCCCTACGACGGCAACGGCCAGCCCCTGGCCTCCACGCTGGCCGACTACATGCTGCCCGGCGCCACCGAGGTCCCGCGCATGCGCATACACCACTTCGAGACGCCATCGCCGCACACCGAATTCGGTGCCAAGGGCATGGGCGAAGGCGGCGCCATCGCACCGCCGGCCGCCATCTTCAACGCCGTGAACGACGCCATCCAGGGCCTGGGCGCCGAGGTCTCGCACACGCCGCTGACGCCGCGCCGCCTGCTGGAGGCGCTGGAGCGGGCGCAGGCGCAGAAGGCGCAAAGCCTACAGGCCGCGTGA
- a CDS encoding FAD binding domain-containing protein, translated as MKAALFEYIRPATLDEGLQHLADTPGAKALGGSQSLGPMLNLRLARPRAVVDIAALPQMREVTVSGSGRDATIRIGGAVTHAEIEDGLHAPLRGTLLQSVAGGIAYRAIRNRGTVAGSLAHADPAADWVLAMTALAARLELRSAGGARMLPMEGFMQGAYTTALAPGEIIAAIHVPQLDASARWGYAKFCRKTGEFAEASCCAVFDPPRGFARVVIGALDGAPRPLPAIAALVAGSGALPSRARIDEAVAASAPTKDSIDRQRITTAVLRCLEQVLGPVLEQTSGPLPEPEKKP; from the coding sequence ATGAAAGCAGCACTTTTCGAATACATCCGCCCCGCCACGCTGGACGAGGGCCTGCAGCACCTGGCAGACACGCCTGGCGCCAAGGCCCTGGGCGGCAGCCAGTCCCTGGGCCCCATGCTCAACCTGCGGCTGGCCCGGCCCCGGGCCGTGGTCGATATAGCGGCCTTGCCGCAGATGCGCGAGGTCACGGTCTCGGGTTCGGGCCGGGACGCCACCATCCGCATCGGCGGCGCCGTGACGCATGCCGAGATCGAGGACGGCCTCCACGCGCCGCTGCGCGGCACGCTGCTGCAGTCCGTGGCGGGCGGCATCGCCTACCGGGCCATCCGCAACCGCGGCACCGTGGCCGGCAGCCTGGCCCATGCGGACCCGGCCGCCGACTGGGTGCTGGCCATGACGGCGCTGGCCGCCCGGCTCGAACTGCGCTCGGCCGGCGGCGCGCGCATGCTGCCCATGGAAGGCTTCATGCAGGGCGCCTACACCACCGCGCTGGCGCCCGGCGAGATCATCGCCGCCATCCATGTGCCACAGCTGGACGCCAGCGCACGCTGGGGCTATGCCAAGTTCTGCCGCAAGACCGGCGAGTTCGCCGAAGCCAGCTGCTGCGCCGTGTTCGATCCGCCGCGCGGTTTCGCGCGCGTGGTGATCGGCGCGCTGGACGGTGCGCCCCGGCCCTTGCCGGCCATCGCCGCGCTCGTGGCCGGATCCGGCGCCTTGCCATCCAGGGCACGCATCGACGAGGCCGTCGCAGCCTCGGCCCCCACCAAGGACAGCATCGACCGCCAACGGATCACCACCGCCGTGCTGCGCTGCCTGGAACAGGTATTGGGGCCGGTACTGGAGCAGACATCGGGGCCGTTGCCGGAGCCGGAGAAAAAGCCATGA
- a CDS encoding xanthine dehydrogenase family Fe-S subunit: MTAVTITINQQPVRRDVAPRMHLADFVREEARQTGTHLGCEHGVCGACTVLLDGQPVRSCISFAVACDHQAVTTVEGHGDDPVMALLRPAFSRHHALQCGFCTPGMLATARDIVLRFPEADEDLVRVELSGNLCRCTGYMGIVNAVLDVLAQCRGDGVPAVSALRAAQPRVFRQAPALGGDDAPFQTFQATDTGLLPEAQAQALPGPSVQAAGAQAGAEVKGGTRIQGRFTVPYPVQAVWQFMADLPAVAGCLPGAELAEQTGDRIKGRVAIQLGPMSASFNGAARLERDEAARSATLRGAGQDSVSKSRANGDVAYRLVEVDATTTRVEVDLLYSLQGPLAQFSRSGLVKDFVARLIQEFGRNVALRMDPDRAPGEPLPAARLNAFSLGLSVLWSRLKRLFQRSD, from the coding sequence ATGACCGCCGTCACCATCACCATCAACCAGCAGCCTGTCCGCCGCGACGTGGCGCCCCGCATGCACCTGGCGGACTTCGTGCGCGAAGAAGCGCGGCAGACCGGCACCCACCTGGGCTGCGAGCACGGCGTCTGCGGCGCCTGCACGGTACTGCTGGACGGCCAGCCCGTGCGCTCGTGCATCAGCTTCGCGGTCGCCTGCGACCACCAGGCCGTGACCACGGTCGAAGGCCATGGCGACGACCCGGTGATGGCGCTGCTGCGCCCCGCGTTCTCGCGCCACCACGCGCTGCAATGCGGCTTTTGCACGCCCGGCATGCTGGCGACCGCACGCGACATCGTGCTGCGCTTTCCCGAAGCCGACGAAGACCTGGTGCGCGTCGAACTCTCGGGCAACCTGTGCCGCTGCACGGGCTACATGGGCATCGTCAACGCGGTGCTGGACGTGCTCGCCCAATGCCGGGGCGATGGCGTGCCCGCCGTCTCGGCGCTGCGCGCCGCCCAGCCGCGCGTGTTCCGACAGGCTCCCGCCCTGGGCGGGGACGATGCGCCCTTCCAGACCTTCCAGGCCACGGATACGGGCCTGCTGCCCGAGGCGCAGGCGCAGGCCTTGCCCGGGCCATCCGTGCAGGCAGCGGGTGCGCAAGCGGGCGCCGAAGTCAAGGGCGGCACCCGCATCCAGGGCCGCTTCACCGTGCCCTACCCCGTACAGGCCGTCTGGCAGTTCATGGCCGACCTGCCGGCCGTGGCAGGCTGCCTGCCGGGCGCCGAGCTGGCCGAGCAGACGGGAGACCGCATCAAGGGCCGCGTGGCCATACAGCTCGGCCCCATGTCGGCCAGCTTCAACGGCGCGGCCCGCCTGGAGCGCGACGAGGCCGCGCGCTCGGCCACGCTCAGGGGCGCGGGCCAGGACTCGGTCAGCAAATCGCGCGCCAACGGCGATGTCGCCTACCGATTGGTCGAGGTCGATGCCACGACGACCCGCGTGGAGGTCGATCTGCTCTATTCCCTGCAAGGCCCGCTGGCGCAGTTCTCGCGCTCCGGCCTGGTCAAGGACTTCGTGGCCCGGCTGATCCAGGAGTTCGGCCGCAACGTGGCCCTGCGCATGGACCCGGATCGCGCACCCGGCGAGCCCCTGCCCGCCGCCCGGCTCAATGCCTTCAGCCTGGGCCTGTCGGTGCTGTGGTCGCGCTTGAAGCGGCTTTTCCAGCGCAGCGATTGA
- a CDS encoding ABC transporter substrate-binding protein: MHSPLTRRAAGLALAGLGLALSAPATAQPLEKIKVRMDWTPWGVQAAMHLAQHKGWFKAAGLDVQLEDGNGSVTTVQIVGGGDQFDVGHAALASMMIARDKGLPVKAIAVFARLSDIGLLVPRDGGIRGPGDLRGRKVAYTAGSLEAPFIDAFLAAGGLKRSDLELVNIDAAGKAASYAAGRADAAFSTIPFFLPVVSQTRPSQAIRFADHGLSMPSFGLFATEARIAARREPIARFTSIVAATWQYIYNGHEDEAVEALIAQRPQARLDKAVLRGQLQALRGFFQLPPPAGQRLGTPVASDFSAAVKTLTDAGLLKSIKDGNAFFVPDLVRPAPEVPK, from the coding sequence ATGCACAGTCCCCTCACCCGCAGGGCCGCCGGCCTGGCGCTGGCCGGCCTCGGCCTGGCACTTTCGGCCCCCGCCACGGCCCAGCCGCTGGAAAAGATCAAGGTGCGCATGGACTGGACGCCCTGGGGCGTGCAGGCCGCCATGCACCTGGCCCAGCACAAGGGCTGGTTCAAGGCGGCGGGCCTGGACGTGCAGCTCGAAGACGGCAATGGCTCGGTGACCACGGTGCAGATCGTGGGCGGCGGCGACCAGTTCGACGTCGGACATGCCGCGCTGGCCTCGATGATGATCGCGCGCGACAAGGGCCTGCCCGTCAAGGCCATCGCGGTCTTTGCCCGCCTCAGCGACATCGGGCTGCTGGTGCCGCGCGATGGCGGCATCCGGGGCCCCGGCGATCTCAGGGGCAGGAAGGTGGCCTATACCGCCGGCTCGCTGGAGGCGCCCTTCATCGACGCCTTCCTGGCCGCAGGCGGCCTCAAACGCAGTGACCTCGAACTGGTCAACATCGATGCGGCCGGCAAGGCCGCCTCCTATGCGGCGGGGCGCGCCGACGCAGCCTTCTCGACCATTCCCTTCTTCCTGCCCGTGGTGTCGCAGACACGTCCATCACAGGCCATCCGCTTCGCGGACCACGGGTTGAGCATGCCCAGCTTCGGCCTGTTCGCCACCGAAGCGCGGATCGCCGCGCGCCGCGAGCCCATCGCCCGCTTCACCAGCATCGTCGCGGCCACCTGGCAGTACATCTACAACGGCCACGAGGACGAGGCCGTCGAGGCCCTCATCGCCCAGCGGCCCCAGGCCCGGCTGGACAAGGCCGTGCTGCGCGGCCAGCTCCAGGCGCTCAGGGGCTTCTTCCAGTTGCCGCCACCGGCCGGCCAGCGGCTGGGCACGCCGGTCGCATCGGACTTCAGCGCGGCGGTGAAGACGCTGACCGATGCGGGCCTGCTCAAGTCGATCAAGGATGGCAACGCTTTCTTCGTGCCCGACCTGGTCCGCCCTGCGCCGGAGGTTCCGAAATGA
- a CDS encoding ABC transporter ATP-binding protein: MNASTITAHDVRKLYPGEPPLTALDGISLDIRAGEFVSILGPSGCGKSSFLRCIAGLEEITSGGLLVDGRAVAGPPDHVGMVFQRDALLEWRTVERNILLPIEFARKPLAAYRQPLHELLRLAGLSDFGGKYPRQLSGGMRQRAAICRALIDQPRLLLMDEPFGALDALTRDQMNAELQRIWLETRNTVVFVTHGIAEAVFLADRVVVFSPRPGRIADIIDIDLPRPRPLAVRETPEFGRHTQRIRALFQQMGLISEAPGRLDEGVAA; the protein is encoded by the coding sequence ATGAACGCATCGACCATCACCGCGCACGACGTGCGCAAGCTCTATCCGGGCGAGCCGCCGCTGACCGCGCTGGACGGCATCTCGCTGGACATCCGCGCGGGCGAGTTCGTCAGCATCCTCGGGCCCAGCGGCTGCGGCAAGAGCAGCTTTCTGCGCTGCATCGCGGGCCTGGAAGAGATCACATCGGGTGGCCTCCTGGTGGACGGCCGCGCGGTGGCCGGCCCCCCGGACCATGTCGGCATGGTGTTCCAGCGCGACGCGCTGCTGGAGTGGCGCACCGTCGAGCGCAACATCCTGCTGCCCATCGAATTCGCGCGCAAGCCGCTGGCCGCCTACCGGCAGCCCCTGCACGAGCTGCTGCGGCTGGCCGGGCTGTCCGACTTCGGCGGCAAGTACCCGCGCCAGCTGTCGGGCGGCATGCGCCAGCGCGCCGCGATCTGCCGCGCGCTGATCGACCAGCCGCGCCTGCTGCTGATGGACGAGCCCTTCGGCGCGCTGGACGCGCTGACCCGCGACCAGATGAACGCCGAGCTGCAGCGCATCTGGCTGGAGACGCGCAACACCGTCGTCTTCGTGACCCACGGTATTGCCGAGGCCGTGTTCCTGGCCGACCGCGTGGTCGTGTTCTCGCCCCGGCCCGGGCGCATCGCCGACATCATCGACATAGACCTGCCCAGGCCGCGCCCGCTGGCCGTGCGCGAGACGCCCGAGTTCGGCCGCCACACCCAGCGCATCCGCGCCCTGTTCCAGCAGATGGGCCTGATCAGCGAAGCGCCGGGACGGCTCGACGAAGGAGTGGCCGCATGA
- a CDS encoding ABC transporter permease, whose product MTPREHPARRWLLGTLSMALFLIAWEALVRLLEIKPITLPPPTAVLAELWGEWHFYLGHAAYTLLTTLAGFVLAALVGVLLATLLVGSRLFEHTVYPLIIGLNSVPKVAIAPLFVIWLGTGSEPKIAIAFLIAVFAVIVDSVHGLRSVPGDVLDLGRVLKGSRRDFFFKVRLPGALPSMLAGMKVAISLALVGAIVGEFVASQRGLGYVILSAQGTFDTPRVFAAVVILAFMGLGLYGALAWAERRFTAWR is encoded by the coding sequence ATGACCCCCCGGGAACACCCGGCCCGGCGCTGGCTGCTGGGCACGCTGTCGATGGCCCTCTTCCTGATCGCCTGGGAAGCCCTGGTGCGCCTTCTGGAGATCAAGCCGATCACGCTGCCGCCCCCCACGGCCGTGCTGGCCGAACTGTGGGGTGAATGGCATTTCTACCTGGGCCACGCGGCCTATACGCTGCTCACCACCCTGGCGGGCTTCGTGCTGGCGGCCCTGGTCGGCGTGCTGCTGGCCACGCTGCTGGTGGGCTCGCGGCTGTTCGAGCACACGGTCTACCCCCTGATCATCGGCCTGAACAGCGTGCCCAAGGTGGCCATCGCCCCGCTGTTCGTGATCTGGCTGGGCACGGGCTCCGAGCCCAAGATCGCCATCGCCTTCCTGATCGCGGTGTTCGCCGTCATCGTGGATTCCGTGCACGGCCTGCGCTCGGTGCCCGGCGACGTGCTGGACCTGGGGCGGGTGCTCAAGGGATCGCGGCGAGACTTCTTCTTCAAGGTCCGGCTTCCGGGCGCCCTGCCGTCGATGCTGGCGGGCATGAAGGTGGCCATCTCGCTGGCGCTGGTGGGCGCCATCGTCGGCGAATTCGTGGCCTCGCAGCGCGGACTGGGCTACGTCATCCTGAGCGCGCAGGGCACCTTCGACACCCCGCGCGTCTTTGCCGCCGTGGTCATCCTGGCCTTCATGGGGCTGGGGCTGTACGGGGCGCTGGCCTGGGCGGAGCGCAGGTTCACGGCCTGGCGTTGA
- a CDS encoding amino acid ABC transporter ATP-binding protein, which yields MIELKNVSKWYGSFQVLTDCSTNIQKGEVVVVCGPSGSGKSTLIKTINALEPFQKGEIFVDGVAVHDPKTNLPKLRSRVGMVFQHFELFPHLSVTENLTIAQVKVLGRSPDDAKKRGLKMLDRVGLTAHKDKFPGQLSGGQQQRVAIARALSMDPIVMLFDEPTSALDPEMVGEVLDVMIGLANEGMTMMCVTHEMGFARKVASRVIFMDVGGKILEDCSKDEFFGNPEARQPRTKEFLNKILQH from the coding sequence ATGATTGAACTCAAGAACGTCTCCAAGTGGTACGGCAGCTTCCAGGTGCTGACCGACTGCTCCACCAACATCCAGAAGGGCGAAGTGGTCGTGGTTTGCGGCCCTTCGGGCTCGGGCAAGTCCACGCTGATCAAGACCATCAACGCGCTGGAGCCCTTCCAGAAGGGCGAGATCTTCGTGGACGGCGTGGCCGTGCACGATCCCAAGACCAACCTGCCCAAGCTGCGCAGCCGCGTGGGCATGGTGTTCCAGCACTTCGAGCTGTTCCCCCACCTGTCGGTGACCGAGAATCTGACCATCGCCCAGGTCAAGGTGCTGGGCCGCAGCCCGGACGACGCCAAGAAGCGCGGCCTGAAGATGCTGGACCGCGTGGGCCTGACGGCGCACAAGGACAAGTTCCCGGGCCAGCTGTCGGGCGGCCAGCAGCAGCGCGTGGCCATTGCGCGCGCACTGTCCATGGACCCCATCGTGATGCTGTTCGACGAACCCACCTCGGCGCTGGACCCCGAAATGGTCGGCGAAGTGCTGGACGTGATGATCGGCCTGGCCAACGAAGGCATGACCATGATGTGCGTGACCCACGAAATGGGCTTTGCCCGCAAGGTGGCCAGCCGCGTGATCTTCATGGACGTGGGCGGCAAGATCCTGGAGGACTGCTCCAAGGACGAATTCTTCGGCAACCCCGAGGCACGTCAGCCCCGCACCAAGGAATTCCTCAACAAGATCCTGCAGCACTGA
- a CDS encoding amino acid ABC transporter permease, translating to MNLQIDWSFFTWDLFSNFVLKGLYFSVTLTIIATLGGVAFGTVLALMRLSGKKWLDVPATIYVNGMRSIPLVMVILWFFLLMPLLIGRPIGAEASAIITFIAFEAAYFSEIMRAGIQSIPRGQVFAGQAMGMTYGQNMRLVVLPQAFRNMLPVLLTQTIILFQDTSLVYAIGAYDMLKGFEVAGKNYGRPIESYLAAGVTYFVLCYSLSWMVKRLHKKIAIIR from the coding sequence ATGAACCTGCAAATCGACTGGTCGTTCTTCACCTGGGATCTCTTCAGCAACTTCGTGCTGAAGGGCCTGTACTTCAGCGTCACGCTGACCATCATCGCCACGCTGGGCGGTGTGGCCTTCGGCACCGTGCTGGCGCTGATGCGCCTGTCGGGCAAGAAGTGGCTGGATGTGCCCGCCACCATCTACGTCAACGGCATGCGCTCCATTCCGCTGGTGATGGTGATCCTGTGGTTCTTCCTGCTGATGCCGCTGCTCATCGGCCGCCCCATCGGCGCCGAGGCTTCGGCCATCATCACCTTCATCGCCTTCGAGGCGGCCTATTTCAGCGAGATCATGCGCGCGGGCATTCAGTCCATCCCGCGCGGCCAGGTCTTCGCGGGTCAGGCCATGGGCATGACCTATGGCCAGAACATGCGCCTCGTGGTGCTGCCGCAGGCCTTCCGCAACATGCTGCCGGTGCTGCTGACCCAGACCATCATCCTGTTCCAGGACACGTCGCTGGTCTACGCCATCGGTGCCTACGACATGCTCAAGGGCTTCGAGGTGGCCGGCAAGAACTACGGCCGTCCCATCGAATCCTATCTGGCCGCTGGCGTGACCTATTTCGTGCTGTGCTATTCGCTGTCCTGGATGGTCAAGCGACTGCACAAGAAGATCGCCATCATTCGATGA
- a CDS encoding amino acid ABC transporter permease: MSWDWQVFCQDTITQEVGQSCFGKNGDITYLDWMLSAWGWTISVSLLSLLIALIVGSLIGTLRTLPDRPWIVRLGNAWVELFRNIPLLVHIFMWYHVVPSIFPALKSLPGFVLVVLALGFFTSARIAEQVRSGIQALPRGQRYAGMALGFTTFQYYRYVLLPMAFRIIVPPLTSETMNVFKNSSVAFAVSVAELTMFAMQAQEETSRGIEIYLAVTGLYVVSAFAINRIMAFIEKRSRVPGLIAASGGGH, translated from the coding sequence ATGAGTTGGGATTGGCAGGTGTTCTGCCAGGACACCATTACCCAAGAGGTGGGTCAAAGCTGCTTCGGCAAGAACGGCGACATCACCTACCTCGACTGGATGCTGTCGGCCTGGGGCTGGACCATTTCCGTGTCGTTGCTGTCCCTGCTGATCGCGCTGATCGTGGGGTCGCTGATCGGCACGCTGCGCACACTGCCCGACCGCCCGTGGATCGTGCGGCTGGGCAATGCCTGGGTGGAGTTGTTTCGCAACATTCCACTGCTGGTGCATATCTTCATGTGGTACCACGTGGTGCCGTCGATCTTCCCTGCGCTGAAGTCGCTGCCGGGCTTCGTGCTCGTGGTGCTTGCGCTGGGCTTCTTCACCTCGGCACGTATCGCCGAGCAGGTGCGCTCGGGCATCCAGGCGCTGCCGCGCGGACAGCGATACGCGGGCATGGCGCTGGGCTTCACCACGTTCCAGTACTACCGCTACGTGCTGCTGCCCATGGCGTTCCGGATCATCGTCCCGCCGCTGACCAGCGAAACCATGAACGTGTTCAAGAACTCGTCCGTGGCCTTCGCCGTGTCCGTGGCCGAGCTGACCATGTTCGCCATGCAGGCACAGGAGGAGACCTCGCGCGGCATCGAGATCTACCTGGCCGTCACCGGCCTGTACGTGGTCTCCGCCTTTGCCATCAACCGCATCATGGCCTTCATCGAGAAGCGCTCGCGCGTCCCGGGCCTGATCGCTGCCAGCGGCGGAGGACACTGA
- a CDS encoding transporter substrate-binding domain-containing protein: MKKHLLAIAVTALAAGSAFAQAGDTLAKIKSSGSVTLGVRESSGLGYTLGNGKYVGFHTEMGERVLADIQKQLGLAKLDVKFQPVTSQNRIPLVTNGTVDLECGSTTNNLARQKEVAFAVTTYVEEVRIAVKANSGITGIKDLNGKTLVTTTGTTSVQTLRKNKRADGLTFKEVMGKDHADSFLMLETGRADAFIMDGSILAANISKSKAPADYKIVGETLSVEPIACMLRKDDPAFKKAVDDSIKRQIADGSLAKLYDKWFMQPIPPANVKVGLPLSDATKEAWANPNDKPMESYEVK; encoded by the coding sequence ATGAAGAAGCATTTGTTGGCCATCGCCGTGACCGCCCTGGCCGCAGGCAGCGCTTTCGCGCAGGCTGGCGACACCCTGGCCAAGATCAAGTCCAGCGGCAGCGTCACGCTGGGCGTGCGTGAATCCTCGGGTCTGGGCTACACGCTGGGCAACGGCAAGTACGTGGGCTTCCATACCGAGATGGGCGAGCGCGTGCTGGCCGACATCCAGAAGCAGCTGGGCCTGGCCAAGCTGGACGTCAAGTTCCAGCCCGTGACCTCGCAGAACCGCATTCCTCTGGTGACCAACGGCACGGTGGACCTGGAGTGCGGCTCCACCACCAACAACCTGGCCCGCCAGAAGGAAGTGGCCTTTGCCGTGACCACCTACGTGGAGGAAGTGCGCATCGCCGTCAAGGCCAACTCCGGCATCACCGGCATCAAGGACCTCAACGGCAAGACCCTGGTCACGACCACGGGCACCACCTCGGTGCAGACCCTGCGCAAGAACAAGCGTGCCGACGGGCTGACCTTCAAGGAAGTCATGGGCAAGGACCATGCCGACAGCTTCCTGATGCTGGAAACCGGCCGCGCCGACGCCTTCATCATGGACGGCTCCATCCTGGCCGCCAACATCTCCAAGTCCAAGGCTCCGGCCGACTACAAGATCGTCGGCGAAACCCTGTCGGTCGAGCCCATCGCCTGCATGCTGCGCAAGGACGACCCCGCCTTCAAGAAGGCCGTGGACGACTCCATCAAGCGCCAGATCGCCGATGGCTCGCTGGCCAAGCTGTACGACAAGTGGTTCATGCAGCCGATTCCTCCGGCCAATGTGAAGGTGGGCCTGCCCCTGTCCGATGCCACCAAGGAAGCGTGGGCCAATCCCAACGACAAGCCCATGGAGTCGTACGAAGTCAAGTAA